A region from the Hydra vulgaris chromosome 08, alternate assembly HydraT2T_AEP genome encodes:
- the LOC136083256 gene encoding 52 kDa repressor of the inhibitor of the protein kinase-like: MPFNSYLVSLSSIPAVSSSSITVVLSSSVTVVSTSSFIMVPSSSKQVVPLASVPFVLSFSVNTVPSSSERIVQISSVPVANDIYFLSLKIDLNCNLLQEKIKNKSMLVSSQSSTSLSNFSKVTFCEPFSLPSNNYDIGYLVSNYTRYSNVAKALNDSELQNLVQSVFVPTERLFSKLYDRWNDASRYFQKHVLGKNNKSVCRNKGLHVKTAQVLFSLSSIWSCKTESIDIISQKIVQSQISKNRQLLQPIIETIMLCGRLGLSLRGHRDDSKFHPENGKFSNHTAGNFIELLHFRVQAGDKILEDHLKYHQQNASYISKTSQNQLIKCCGEVVTDAIIGEIKNSKYFSIIADEASDSNNKEQLSLVIRFVDSKFNIREEFISFLHCTNGVTGQGLFCVLLKSISDFLLDIMNCRGQSYDGDGAMSGHTKGLSSRVLNLNKKAIYVHCYSHRLNLATCASCNVQYVKNLLAHVKDVSYFFNLSPTRQQNLEEHIERTAPVAGQKKLKDVCRTRWVEKVNGLDTFQELFISLVSCLEEMSLNVNKSFNHSTSSSASSLLKLITSFDFIVALCITRNVFDITLPVTRMLQSKSNDIYDGLNLIRALKDVISSLRSIADQHHQMSKNKL; the protein is encoded by the exons ATGCCATTTAATTCATATTTAGTGTCACTGTCGTCTATTCCTGCTG tatcatCATCGTCCATTACTGTTg tattatctTCATCCGTTACTGTTG tatcAACTTCATCATTTATAATGG tgccaTCATCATCGAAACAAGTTG tgccaCTTGCATCTGTTCCATTTG ttttatctttttctgtTAATACTG tgccATCGTCATCTGAACGAATTG TGCAAATTTCATCTGTTCCAGTTGCTAATGACATATACTTTCTTTCTTTGAAAATtgatttaa ATTGTAATCTTttgcaagaaaaaataaaaaataaatctatgcTAGTTTCTAGTCAATCATCTACATCTTTATCCAATTTTAGTAAAGTTACTTTTTGTGAACCATTTTCTTTACCCTCCAATAATTACGATATTGGTTATTTGGTTTCTAACTATACTCGTTATTCAAATGTTGCAAAAGCCTTAAATGATTCTGAACTTCAAAATTTAGTTCAATCTGTTTTTGTTCCTa CTGAAAGATTATTTAGTAAGCTTTATGATCGCTGGAATGATGCTTCTCGTTACTTTCAGAAACATGTGCTTGGCAAAAACAATAAGTCTGTCTGCAGAAATAAAGGTTTACATGTAAAAACTgctcaagttttattttcattatcatCGATTTGGTCTTGTAAAACAGAATCAATAGACATTATATCCCAAAAAATAGTTCAATCACAGATTTCCAAAAATCGACAGTTATTGCAACCTATTATTGAAACAATTATGCTTTGTGGGCGTCTTGGGCTTTCTTTACGTGGGCATAGAGACGACTCTAAGTTTCATCCTGAAAATGGTAAATTTTCTAATCACACTGCaggaaattttattgaattgcTACATTTCCGTGTTCAAGCTGGTGATAAAATTCTTGAAGATCATCTCAAGTATCATCAACAAAATGCTTCCTACATATCTAAGACATCACAAAATCAACTAATAAAGTGTTGTGGAGAAGTTGTTACTGACGCAATAATTGGAGAAATTAAAAACTCTaagtatttttctattatagcTGATGAAGCCTCAGACAGTAATAATAAAGAACAACTATCATTAGTAATACGATTTGTTGATTCCAAGTTCAATATAAGAGAAGAATTTATTAGTTTCTTACATTGCACTAATGGTGTTACTGGTCAAGGattattttgtgttttgttaaaaagtatttcagattttttgttGGATATCATGAATTGTAGAGGACAGTCATATGATGGTGATGGGGCAATGTCTGGACACACCAAAGGGTTATCATCTCGtgttttaaatcttaataaaaaagctatatATGTTCATTGTTACAGTCATAGACTTAATTTAGCCACTTGTGCATCATGCAATGTTCAATATGTCAAAAATCTTCTGGCGCATGTTAAAGATGTATCAtacttttttaatctttcacCTACAAGGCAACAAAATTTAGAGGAGCACATTGAAAGAACTGCTCCAGTTGCtggtcaaaaaaaattgaaagatgtTTGCAGAACACGTTGGGTAGAAAAAGTTAATGGTTTGGATACTTttcaagaactttttatttctttggtTTCTTGTCTTGAAGAAATGTCTTTAAATGTTAATAAGAGTTTTAATCACTCAACGTCTTCCAGTGCATCCTCGCTTCTGAAGTTAATAACAAGTTTTGACTTTATTGTTGCTTTATGTATAACAAGAAATGTCTTTGACATTACTCTTCCAGTAACACGAATGTTGCAGTCAAAGAGTAATGATATTTATGATGGTTTAAATCTTATTCGGGCATTAAAAGATGTTATATCTTCGCTTAGAAGTATAGCTGATCAACACCATCAAATGTCCAAGAACAAGCTCTAA